The following nucleotide sequence is from Callithrix jacchus isolate 240 chromosome 12, calJac240_pri, whole genome shotgun sequence.
AATCTCAAGACTCAGAAACAAAAGCAAGGTAGAACTCCTTCGGACAGAGTTTATAATAGTTGCCCTTGACCCCATTCCTTTCATTAAGCAAGAGTATAGCTTAAAGcaaatgaccaataaatatttgtgaaataaatgaagagtGAAAGAGCGAGCATGTAAAATTGCatgtatctcttttaaaaatgtaggttGCTCACTTTGATGATGTGAAATACACAGTATTCGTGAAAGGCTGTGAAGTCCAAGTAAATAATCTTTTGGTTTAATCAGAAAATACCATCTTGTGTTTGAAACTGGCGATCCAAGCTGCAGAGGCATCTGTCTTGATGCAGTAGGAGCATGTCTACACCACCCGTGGTGTTGGAAAGAGAACAAATGACAGGAATGAACACAGAACTACTTTGTTACTCACCACCTGTTTTCACTTTGAAAAAATGATTGGAAATTCTAGGCTTCAGGAATCAATTGTGAATGATGAAGCGTTAAATAGATTCTGGCCAAATCCCCTAACAATGGTGCTGAATAGCACTACCTGCTTGTTTCTCAGACTTCTTTCTAAGACACTGAGAAAGGTAGAATCCATATATGGAATTAGACATCTGACTTGGAGTTTGCTTTTCAGACTCAAGAATCACAcaaatgttgaattttgtgatCCTAGCTAAGAGACATTGGTCCCCCTTCATGTGTTCTGACTGAACCTGTGGTCTGGGGTGTAACAGATCTCAGAGATCCCAGGGGCTTTCCTGCTGCTGTGCAACCTACATCACCAGGGATTACCAATAATAGGATTTGCCACTCGGAAGCTGGGGCTATACTTATTCAAAACTCACAACGTATTTTCTTACAGAGAAATATGGCTTCAGTATTTCACCACTTCCTGTTAGTTCTGATCTTTCTGGATACACATGCAGCGCAGCCTTTCTGTGTGCCAGGATGCACTTGCTCAGAGGAGAGTTTTGGCAGGTGCGCTCTGCTGGCCAGATGCCAGAGGGTTATGGGGAATGGGTTTTCTTTGGGGACAATGTGGAGTGAAAGCAGGCTTAGAATTGGCAGGAAATCAGCAACTCTCTATGAGGCTCATTCTAGTTGGTGCTGAACTTTGCTGAACTGTGCATTTTTACCAAAATGAGTCTAACCCTTTTATTTcaatgaataataatatttttattctgattcACATGTCTAATGTCAGGATCAGCCTGACTCACTTTCCAGTTCCCTGTTGTTTATCTTAAAGCTGTTCTGATTTCTTGTACAGGACTCTGCAGTGCATATCTGTCTCCTTGGGAAAGATCCCTGGGAACGTTTCTGAAGAGTTCAAGCAAGTAAGAATTGAAAACTCACCCTTATTTGAGCTGCCCCAAGAGTCTTTCGTCAATATGAACACCTTGGAATATCTTTGGCTCAACTTTAACAATGTCAGTGTGATCCACCTAGGAGCCCTGGAGCACCTGCCAGAACTGAGGGAGTTGAGACTGGAGGGGAACAAGCTCCGCTCAGTACCGTGGACAGCGTTCCGGGCCACCCCTCTCCTGAAGGTCTTGGATCTCAAACGCAACAAGATTGATGCACTTCCTGAGCTGGCTCTTCAGTTCTTGGTCAACCTGACCTACCTTGACCTATCCTTCAATAGGCTTACAGTCGTATCCAAGAGTGTCTTTCTGAACTGGCCAGCCTACCAGAAACCCCCGCAGCCTGACTATGAAGCCAAGATTATCTCCAGCCTGGTGGTGGCGCTGCATGATAACCCCTGGGTATGTGACTGTCGCCTAAGGGGGCTTGTCCAATTTGTCAAGTCCATTACCCTCCCAGTCATCCTGGTGAATTCCTACCTGATATGCCGGGGCCCTCTCTCCAAGGCAGGGCAGCTTTTTCATGAAACTGAGCTTAGTACTTGCATGAAGCCACAGATCTCAATCCCCAGTGCCAATGTCACCATCCGGGTGGGACAGAATGTGACCCTGCGATGCTTGGCACAGGCCAGCCCCTCACCAGCCATTGCGTGGACTTATCCCCTGAATATGTGGAGAGAATTTGATGGTAAGCCACATGTACCCTCTCAGTGTATCTGGAGGGAATGGAGAAATCTGTAGAAATCCCATCCTCGTTAGAGAAGTTCAAAGCTGGGTCAATCATGAAGGATGGGTGCAAGTAAGATTGGGATAGCCCTGAATTATGCTcacgagaacagaaaatattCCAAGGTAGTGTTCCActattagaattattttaaatgtttgcatacCGATCTCTCTagaacatatacacacatataaatacatatttcagcGCTGATTTAATGTcttatgtaaatattataaagtTGTATACGAGCAGTAGTCTTTGGGAGTTTTCTAGATGCAAAACTCTGGACTATGTATTTTAGAATTCTAGAAATTTTGACTAGGATTGATTCTAGAGATgatctattatttatttcctaaACTTGCCTTAAACAGAATCACCTGGGGTGCTTGTTTGAAAAACATTGACATAAGATTTTTCAGACCTTATTGACTTGAAGTTGTAATACTGGGACCCAGGGAAAAGAAGTGACCTCTATGGGCACCAGGACTGGAATTTAAATCTGCCTCTTCTTTCCTGGAACTCTGTACTCTGTTTTCATACCTCAGCTGGGATCACCTTTAATGCTACTCTGTAGGGCTGGGCATATCACGAAGCTAGGGATGGCCTCCCTGGGGTTATCTagaagctgaaaagaaaaatctttgtaGATTCCTCATATCCTGTCTTCCGTGCTCTGTCTAGAAGACAACTAGGAATCGCTGGGTAAAATTTGGGAAACAGTCATTTGTGCAGATATTTGTTACACATGATGACAAACCTCtggatggttttaaaaatacccAATTAACTGAATTTTCACATTGTCTATTGTTTTGGTCATATTGGTTTGATGTTCAATAgcgatgaaagaaaaatataggatTTATTGTTGTAGCCTCTTTGAAAACCAAGAAATGCATTCAGGTGTTGTCTTTTGTGATGCTCTATAATCATAATCACTCTTTGGCATCATGTTATACACAATctctcagtaaaaatataaactaagaCTTATTGAACATTTACTTTCAAATTAATGAGGTAGGTGATTGcttatcatctcatttaattgacAAGAAAATTGATGCCAAGAGAATTTAAGCAACTTGCTGAGGACCACATAGGATAGGAGCTCTATTAGGGATAGGAGCCCAGGCATGTGGCTCCAGGCTCTGAGGCACTGTACATCTACAAGGTAAgaaggtgactcacacctgtaatcccagcactttgggaggctgaggtgggtggatcacaaggtcaggagatcaagaccatcctggccaacatggtgaaaccccatctctactaaaaatacaaaaattggctgggtgtggtggtgcacacctttagtcccagttacttgggaggctgaggcagaagaattgcttgaatctgggagatggaggccacagtgagccaagatcacaccactgcactccagcctgggcgacagaaggagactctgtctcaaaaaaaaaaaaaaaaggcacttatTGAAGCTCATAATATCCCACAATCACATAGTTGCAGGAACTCTCCTGAAATCCATGGCTCAGTAAAGCCAAGGTGGTTTGGTGGGTGCAGTCAGTGAAGTTGAGAGTATGGTCTTCATAGATAGAAGAGCCAGGTCCCACGTCAATTGTTGCTCTGAACAACTCTCACTGTGGGAAAGTTGATGAATTTCTCCAACCCTCAACATCCTATGCTGGGAGGCAAACGCCTGACACCAGGTACAAGGTTCATAAGAGGTTACCACCACCATCCTTGAACAAAAAACAACTGGCATTGCTAGACACTTTCCAGCAGTCTATCAGATAAATGCAGagctgttttgcttttcttgccaCCCAGTGCTGACATCTTCTACTGGAGAGGACACTGCTTTGTCGGAGCTGGCCATACCTGCTGCCCACCTGGTGGACAGCAGTAATTACACCTGcacagcctccaactccatcgGCAAGAGCGCCCTTGTAATCTCTCTCCATGTCCAGCCTGTCCAGGCCCTACCTGCACCTGATTCTCTTTCCATCCCCTCAGAGGGCAGTGCCTACATTGACCTGCGAGTTGTCAAGCAGACAGTGCACGGGATTTTGCTGCAGTGGCTTGCAGTGGCTGACACCCCTGAGGAGGAGTGGTTCACCCTCTGCATTGCATCTGATGAAGCTGTCAGGAAGGAGGTGGTTCACGTTGGCCCTGGAATCAACACTTATGCTGTGGATGACCTCCTTCCTGGCACAAAATAtgaggcctgcctcagcctagagGGCCAGCCTCCACACCAGGGCCAGTGTGTAGTTTTTGTAACAGGCAGAGATGGTGTTGGTCTAGAAGCACGTAAGCGCCTCCTGCATGTCACAGTGGTCCTGTGCGTGGTGCTGCTTGCAGTGCCTGTGGGTACCTATGCCTGGGCAGCCCAGGGCCCCTGCAGCTGCAGCAAGTGGGTCCTGCGCTGCTGTCCTCATCGCAGAAAAGCCCCTAGCTGCCCCCATGCAGCCGCACCATGCAGGGATGGCTCTTTTAGAGAACATCCAGCTGTCTGTGATGATGGTGAAGGGCACATAGACACTGAGGGGgacaaggagaaggaaggaatggaagaCAACAGCTGAAGAACGCAAGCCATGGGGTGGAAATGGTGTAGGCTTCAAGCCTCTGAAACCAACCCTCTGCAGCAGTCCATCCATTTATCTACCACGTATATATTGCTTACCCACTGTGTTCAAAGCACTGAACTTGACATGGGGGTGCTAAACAGTAAAAAGGGGAACATAGTCTTTATCTTCATGATAAAGAGGACACAGTCATTATCTCCATGGAGTTAAGGTTGTTGAAGATTTGTCTTATCAAATTAATCATCTTATTATACATGGTGATTAGAAATTACTAAATGTTACTCTTTGCATATACGTAGCCTTATAACATTTACATGTTTATACATAACATCTACATATAACATTTTGCCTATGTTATCCTGCAAACGAAGGTAGACTTCTACCCCCTTTTTGTAGGTGAAGCAACTGCAGCCTGGACAGTTCAATGACACGCCCAGAGTCCGCAtctggcagaaggcagaagcccTACTCAAAAGAGATTCCAATTCCATTGTTTCCTTGAATATCTGTTTTGCAGTATTCTTGTGTCTTTCATTGTGTAGAAAGTGTGACCCTCTCTCTTCATGACAAACTCCTAATGAGATCACATAAATGTGAGGTTCCAAAGAGCTGCCCTTAAGGGTGATGAGAGCTGTTGGGTGATGTGAGTCTCTTTTTCTGAGTGTCTGTTCCCCGGTGAGAGGTCCTTGGAGCAACTGGGAAGGCTGGAGCTATCTACAGCGAGGAGGAGCAGAGGATCAGCTGCAGCCCTGGGTCTGGCAGAGAGCAGAGTCTGTTGGGCCATACCCAGAAGAAAGAGCATCCATGTGTCCACCACTTTCCCTTAGTCAATGTCTCAAGCCCTCCTAGGAAATCCCTGAGAGGTGGTCATTTCCTCTTAGCTGGACTCATGTGGAATGGAGGGGCCCCAGGAATCCCAGCATCAGCTCATCATCCCTCTGGACAGCCCTTCAAGGGGAGACCATTTCCAGGACTTAATCCACATATGTCTTCCTGCAGTTTCCCTCACTGGCCACATGGAAAGCTTTCAAAGAGTGTAAACATGAGCTAGCCTCGTTGTGACATCTTCACACTTTTTTTACCCATTCCTAACTATCCTTTTAGGCCCCTCTCAAGTGTGTACATTACATCTTCCACAGAGCCTGCCTTGACTTCACACCTCTGTGGAGAAGAACAGCATGCACAGTGTGTCCATTGGTTGTGAGACCTTTGCAGGCAAAGAATGACCTTCCTCACTGCGGACACTGCACTAGTCTAATACCTGATTTGTGCtcataataaatgttagttacaataaatttttttaaattgaagacaGTTCTCATGTTCAGACCAATTGTCTAGTCATTTCTTCAGGTtctactcatttattttcttctgggcattagaaaaaaaaaaccctctaaattaaaaaaaaaaaaaaattagggacaGGGTcgcactatgttacccaggctggtaccaaactcctgacctcaagccgtcctcccatctctgtctcccaagtagctggtattacacctggcaaaaatcacttttaaataaaaaattttagtcTTGCCAAAAGCAGAGAGAATCTCATCCCTCTTCTTCCATCAGCTTTACcaagttttaatattttccaggCTCATTTCATCTTGTCCTTGCCCTcgacattttttttaattggagtgttttaaaacaaatacaaagctTCACACGAGTTTACCTGAAAATGTTTTAGTTTGAGGTCTaacaaatgaagttttaaaaagcataacCACAATGTTATTATCACTCATAAGAACATATATTTAAAGATTATGGggacatatatatttagatatgcacatgtgtaaaatacacacatatgtgtaatGTGGCAGATAATTTATTTATGTGGAATTTCCTAtgataaattttttaagaaaagtggTTGGAGCAAGAAAGGAATTTACACTTCTCTAGGCCTCTGTATGCTTCCTTCCATAGCATCAAGGGGGATTGATATGGTttaactgtgtccccacccaaatctcatctacaATTGTAATTTCCATAATCTCCACACGTCATGGGAGGGATCTgataggaggtaattgaatcatgtgggcagttcccccatgccgtcgttctcatgatagtgagtaagttctcacgagatctaatggttttataaggggcttcccccttcactcggttctcattcttctctctcctgctgccatgtagagaaggacatgtttgcttccccttccaccatgattgtaagtttcctgagtcttccccagccatgctgaactgagtaaattaaacctcttctctatgTAAATTATCCAATCTCGGTTATGTcattattagcagcatgagaatggattaatacagtggTCTATGGAACTCGAGGGTGCAGCCATCAAGACACGGCCTGGGCTACCATGAAGGTGAGAGTGTATGTTCAGACCTTTACACCAAGCAAAAGAAGCCTGGTGGTGCATGTGAGACAGAGGGGTCAGGACAAGAGAAGGGCTGTGGAAGAGGAGCAAGCAGTGCAGGGGGAGAGCCAGGAACATGTTGGTGGGCAGGGCAGTGTCATGTAAACATGGAAATTTAGGGAGAGGGAAATGGTCTAGGGAGGATTTTTGAGAAtctgatactctttttttttttgagatggagctttgctcttgttacccaggctggagtgcaatggcgcaatctcggctcaccgcaacctctgcctcctaggtttaggcaattctcctgcctcagcctcctgagtagctgggattataggcacgtgccaccacgcccagctaattttttgtatttagaagagacggggtttcaccatgtttaccaggatggtctcgatctcttgacctcgtgatccacccgccttggcctcccaaagcgctgggattacaggcgtgagccaccacgtccggcctgaATCTGATACTTTTTAAGATGCTTGGGCTGCCCTTGAAAAACCCCAGAGTAAAGATTCATGTTACTCAGATTGAGTAAGGCAATTTGACAGTGGGGATACAAGAATAGACCCTGGCTGGAATCTGGTTTCTTGGGCTTAaattttggctttatttcttaCTGGCTTTGTTACATCGAGGAAGTTATTCTCTTTTCATGTACTTTAGtcttctcacctataaaataaagTAGTAATAGTAccttagttttctcacctgtgaaatggggataataacagtacctacctTGTAGGTTTATTCTCATGATTATACAAGGTTTTTATTTACAGGTGAAGTTCTCAGAACAATATCTGGCACGTAGTAAACCCTCAGTAAATGTCACAATAATAAATGTTACCATCATTTCAAGCATCTAAGTCAGTTTGTGCTTTCTTTGAATGTGACTCAGAACATAGACAGGACCATAAGATATTAGATCTTATTAgggatacatatgtgtgtgtatttatatatatatatgtaatgacaTGACATCTAGGTTAATATCCTCCACATGTTCTGTTTAATTCATGTTGAAAAGATGCTACCATTTCAGATTCAGTTGTTATATCCCTGAGAAGCTTATTTATTTAGAGCTTAGACCGTGCAAGTTTAAGGCAAATGCCTTTGGTTGAGGAGACATCTACAAGCAGGGCtacttacttttaaaatgaagccTCTCTAGTCCCAGGTGATTATCAATTTCAGAGAGGAATTTTGTTCttcttatgttttcttattttcttctattt
It contains:
- the LOC144578495 gene encoding leucine-rich repeat, immunoglobulin-like domain and transmembrane domain-containing protein 2 — its product is MASVFHHFLLVLIFLDTHAAQPFCVPGCTCSEESFGRTLQCISVSLGKIPGNVSEEFKQVRIENSPLFELPQESFVNMNTLEYLWLNFNNVSVIHLGALEHLPELRELRLEGNKLRSVPWTAFRATPLLKVLDLKRNKIDALPELALQFLVNLTYLDLSFNRLTVVSKSVFLNWPAYQKPPQPDYEAKIISSLVVALHDNPWVCDCRLRGLVQFVKSITLPVILVNSYLICRGPLSKAGQLFHETELSTCMKPQISIPSANVTIRVGQNVTLRCLAQASPSPAIAWTYPLNMWREFDVLTSSTGEDTALSELAIPAAHLVDSSNYTCTASNSIGKSALVISLHVQPVQALPAPDSLSIPSEGSAYIDLRVVKQTVHGILLQWLAVADTPEEEWFTLCIASDEAVRKEVVHVGPGINTYAVDDLLPGTKYEACLSLEGQPPHQGQCVVFVTGRDGVGLEARKRLLHVTVVLCVVLLAVPVGTYAWAAQGPCSCSKWVLRCCPHRRKAPSCPHAAAPCRDGSFREHPAVCDDGEGHIDTEGDKEKEGMEDNS